From the Elgaria multicarinata webbii isolate HBS135686 ecotype San Diego chromosome 19, rElgMul1.1.pri, whole genome shotgun sequence genome, the window tggggggggggggagaaggaaggcaTAGGGAGGAAATTCTTCCCCATtgatcctgccccctccccaaaggttAGGGGTCAACAGCCTTTGCAAATGCCCCCAAATTAGAGGAGGGGGGCTTCCTGCATCCCTCTTTCCAAAAACTCGCCTTCTCCTTCCCTCAAGTCAAAGATGAGGAATATGACCCTCATCTTCTCCACCCCCACATACAATTTTCTCAAGCCCCCTCACCTATCCTCCACACACCCCAATTCAATACCCTTGAACCCCCAAACCCTCCAATGACTCCCTTAAGTGTAATTCTTTGAATTAAAGTGAGTAAAATTCAGCCCGTTTGTAGCCTCCAGTGACACCTGCCCGGCTCCAAGAAGACCCCAATTCTCCCCCGCCAGGACGCCCCTCTCCCGGCGTAAAGGCCTACGCGAGGCCGGTGCTTCGGGACCCCAGCTAGGCCCCAGGCGTCCTGCCCTTGCTGCTTCTACCTCTCTGCGGGGCGAAGGAGGCGAAGGGGCCGGGGCCCAGGTGAGGGCCGGGGGTGGCCTCTTCCAGGGGAGGCAGGACGCTTGGTACCTGCTCGCGGCGGCGCCtcgggagaagaaggaggaggagaaggaggcggcggcggcggccgctgGGCAGGAACGGGCGGCTCTGACagcgggaggcggcggcggcatcagcagcagcagctgggcggGGAAGGAGCAGAGGCGGGCCTGGGGGTGGGCCGTACTTATGGGGGCGGTGGGAGACGGGGGGCTCATTTgtgcccctttccccccccccacaagggaATAAGGGGGGGTCTGTGTCCCCGGCCCCCACAGGAATTTCTCTCAGGAAAAATATGTGCCCCACAAGAGGAAAGGGGGGGTCTGTGTGCCCCCCCAGATATGGGCTCCCCAAATTTATGTATGTATAGAGAGAGCATATATTTGGGGGAGACACACGCATACCCCATATGCCTCCCATCGCCCCACAAGAGAAAAGGGGGATGgtgtgaccacacacacacacacacacacacacacacacacacaccaaatatatGCTCCCCATCACCCCACAAGAGAAAAAAGGGGGTCTGTGAGCCCCCTTAAAGTATTTCTCTCAAGAAATTatgccctttcctccttttcttttgtggggacatgggggcaaatatcacacacacacacacacaaatatatcccacaagagaaaagggggggaCTGTGTGGCCCCCCACAAGTATTTCTCTCAGGAATGATGCCCCTATATTCCCACAAGAGAAAAGGGGGGACTGTGTGGCCCCCCACAAGTATTTCTCTCAGGAATGATACCCCTATATCCCCACAACAGAAAAGGGGGGACTGTGTGGCCCCCAACAAGTATTTCTCTCAGGAATGACACCCCTATATCCCCACAACAGAAAAGGGGGGACTGTGTGCCCCCCCACAAGTATTTCTCTCAGGAATGACACCCCTATATCCCCAcaagagaaaaaggggggactgTGTGGCCCCCCCACAAGTATTTCTCTCAGGAATGATACCCCTATATCCCCACAACAGAAAAGGGGGGACTGTGTGGCCCCCCACAAGTATTTCTCTCAGGAATGACACCCCTATATCCCCACAAGAGAAAAGGGGGGACTGTGTGGCCCCCCACAAGTATTTCTCTCAGGAATGATACCCCTATATCCCCACAACAGAAAAGGGGGGACTGTGTGGCCCCCAACAAGTATTTCTCTCAGGAATGACACCCCTATATCCCCAcaagagaaaaaggggggactgTGTGGCCCCCCCACAAGTATTTCTCTCAGGAATGATACCCCTATATCCCCACAAGAGAAAATGGGATGTGTGCCCTCCCAGTATTTCTGGATATAATCTGTGTGTGcatgccccccatgtccccataAGAGAAAAGGGGGATCTGTGTGCGTCCCCTCAAGTATTTCTctcaggatagatagatagacagatatgcTTTCCATGTCCTCACAATGTCTTTTAAATTAAtttgaaatttgtttttaaattattgcattgttattaaattcatttaaaaagcatttgcatttttattaaatgtgGCGGAGGAGGATTctatacaccgccttgggttccttggagaaaaaaaggcggggatgtaaatgcaataatgaaataaataaataaataaaaattcaaactgatttttaaattattacatgattaaatttattttaaaattgtgggttttttttaattattgcgtTGTTattaagtttattttaaaattacttcGGATTAAAAGCAACCACAACCACAAAGTGGCATAAACagccactactgctttaaagcgctttataacagttttatagcgctttaaagcagtagtgtagatcctgcccaagacgtCCCGTGATCAGACCGTGGGATTATCACTCTATCGCCTTTTTAcgtctccttcccacccacactcCCCAGCCCAGTATCTCTTCGCCCTCACATAGTAAGGGCAAAAGCCGCCGTGGCTGTGGCTTCGGCCCGCGCCTCTTCCGTCATCATTGCGCGCGGCAAGGGCAGCGGAAGCAGGGGCGACCATTGTTGTGGTTCTAGCAAAGCGATCGGAGCGATTTGTCGACCGCGCAGCCAGGATCATGCCGGCGGGGAAGACTTTCCGAAGGAGGAAGGCGGACTCCGAGGAGGAAGACGAGGACGAGCAGATCACCGAGGAGGTTCGGTGGGTGCCCCCCCCACTTTTAAACGTTTGGGGGTGGAGGTCCCAAGAGGGGGGGGCTTTGGGCATGGGGGGTTGCAAAAAGACGAATTCAGACAGGAGTGAGTGGGACTTTCTATGCAAAATGGCTAACaagtaacaataaataaacaacaataatgcaaaaattaaaaagcatccTTTCAATTTAACCACGAAAACAGCAGCTGGATAAGTATCCCTAATGCCTCgtttctttattatttaattgTGTATCtaagtgtttttattctgctgctctGTCAAGAAAAGGCTTCCAGTAAATCATGAAACATGACAGCCAAAGCTAACCCGGAAGCTGCCTTCCACCGAGTCCGATGCTTGGACCCCTAAGCCCAGTATTCTCaatcctgactggcagcagcggctctccagggtttcaggcagttttttgtgccctacctggagatgctgcagggatcaaacctgggaacCTTCTGAATGCAGGGCATACGCTtggccactgagctacagtccctgctcgaaagcttacaatctaaagaagagtgcaaggcgggtgagcatcTAAGATGAACTCAAAAATAGAAAATACTCTCAGGATGCTATACACAAATTTATCGTAGAAAAGCCCAACGCATTTCGGCCTCTTcctttttattaggccttcttcaaggtgtcgtaacaatgtctgcagaaattatttacaacagattgtcttATGTTTTATTGTCTTGTTTGGTTtatctgttgtaaataatttctgtagGCATTGATgcaaccccttgaagaaggcctaataaaaagcaagaggcccaGAACGTGTCAGGCTTTTctacaataaatttgtttatagcatcctgagactattctcccTTTTTGCGTTACATTCTCAAAAAGACATGACGCACAAGGAGaaatggatggggagggaagaggaaaggttAAGTGGACTTTCTGCAGGGCTGGTGGaagggacttggagtaggccctgatgttccctttgccGCCTCCTGTCTCTCttgttccttcttctttcccGTTGAAGTCTTAAAACTAttctgtttctttccccccttcagaTTAAAACTGGAGGAAGCAAAAGAAGTACAGAATCTCAGGAGAAGACCAAATGGGGTGAGGTAAGTGGTATTGGAAAAGAACCTCAAAGTTCCTCGGAGGTTACCTTGTAAGCTTGAACGTTGTTAAGGTAAGGGGTGCGtagaggcccagtattgggcaaatggcgggatacaaataaataaatataatatagtaataataataataataataataataataataataataaatatctgtTGTGGAATGCTGGCTGCCCCCAGAACCTCAGCTTTGCTTTTCTGAGAATCTGTTTGCTTTTgaaaagtttctagccctcatgatgGCCAAGAATAATTTGAATAACATCCAGAGAAATAGCTGCAATTCAGGGCAGGGGCTAGGCTTGAGGGAGCAATGCAGAATGAAGCAAAATGCAGTACGTTGCTGCCAGCTTTAAGATAAAACTAGGAGTTCTTGATTGACTTGAgtctctcttttgtgtgtgtgtttcctccaaGTGCTGCTGCTTTACTCGTGGGGGAGAAATTACAAGAAGAGACGACGCTGGTGGTAAGTTCAGGAAGGGAAGGGATTGGGCGGAAATGATTTCTCTTACCCAGAACTGTAAAAGTAGGTATGATGAGATCACTTAtaggtttccccccctctcctcagGATGATCCCTTTAAGATAAAGACTGGTGGAATGGTGGACATGAAGAAACTGAAAGAACGAGGCAAGGAAAGGTGGGTGTGACATGACTGGTTTCCTCTACAGGGGGCATGTTCCTCAGAACGGGAGAGGCTGCCTGGAATACCCCCCAAACGGGGCAGATTTGTCCCACAGGAGGGCTTGAAATTCCCAATCCTGGTGTAAGGCCACCCTTTGTGCGTTTGTCTCCCGTGTAGGATCAGTGAGGAGGAAGACCTGAACCTTGGGACCTCTTTTTCGGCAGAGACCAACAGGAGGGATGAAGATGCTGACATGTAagcggttttatttatttatttatttaaacatttgtatgccgccctatatcattgggatcgcagggcagcatacagaaaAAACCCAGAACAGTGTCAAACAACAAATAActcacacagctaaaaacgtattaagtcgttaacaaattaaaagcagtagAGATGTTCTTAAAAGCAGCAGAAACAGTTAAAACGGTATGCAACCACGGAGAACTTATCCCTCAAagtctttgataaaaagccatgttttaactcggcgctgaaatgaagccagtgtcggtgcCAGTCGGACCTCCAAGGGtagggtattccacaaccggggtgccccaACAATATTTAATATCTCTAATAGCAGTGTCTCCTGCACTCTGCTTAAAAGAATGTAAGAGgtgccctcctggatcagaccaaagacttgAGCCAGTCCACATCTTGGTGTGGGTGACCAATAGGGCACCCATTAGGTGGACTTGCCTGACCGAGGAACTTCATCTACTGTTCCCAGTCAGGGAGACACTTTAAGCTTTTCGGGGCTAAAAAAAGGGGAAAGATAGGAAGGTTCTGCCACACTGACGGCCCTCTCAAACGATGAGCGGAACTTCCCACCCGCAAAGAAGCCAAGTTGCGGTTTCCTAGGTGTTGACGCCTGACATGTTGGCTCCCTCTTCAGGATGAAATACATTGAAACGGAGCTGAAGAAGAGAAAGGGGATCGTGGAGAATGAAGAgcagaaagtgaagcagaagaacGCGGAAGACTGCTTGTACGAGCTCCCCGAGAGCATCCGGGTCTCTTCGGCCAAGAAGACAGAGGAGATGCTGTCCAATCAGATGTTGAGCGGGATTCCGGAGGTGGATCTGGGAATTGAGTAGGTGCCTTGGGGGATTTGTTTCCCTACCAGCCCGTTTCTCCAGCTGGATGGGGAACTCGGGGGTGTCCCAAGGTGAGAAAGCTGAGGAGGGTAGGAATCTTGGGAGAGGAAGCATAGGTGCGGTTGGTGGTTCAGCCGTTGGACGCTCAGCAAAAACTGTTGCTTTGTGGGAGACATCACCCACATTAATCCCCTGGGGCTGCTGCGTATGACCTCTGCTGACCCCAGTTCAGAGAcgatgcccccccaaaaaaattttaCACACAAAAATGGCCACTTTTAGTGCTCTATGACACTGAAATTGTCAACTTTTAACTTGTTCTAAAGCTAAATTTGAGCCTTTAAGTGCTACATAGTGCTAAAAGtggccttccccccctttttttgcctgTGGGGGTGCTCCGTGGGCTGTAGCAAAAATATCCCCCTTACCAAACCTCCGAGTTACCCACCTTTGACCTAGAATAATAATCATAGTATTATATGGAAAGCATTTCACTTTCCCCACCCTCTTATTTTGCCCTTTCAGAGCAAAGATCAAAAACATTATCTCCACTGAGGAGGCCAAGGCACGTCTGTTGGCTGAGCAGCAGAATAAAAAGAAAGACAGTGAAACCTCCTTCGTTCCCACAAACATGGCCGTGAATTACGTCCAACACAACAGATGTGAGTCCCGTCTGGCAAGGGCTTGCCAGCACAGCCACTGGACAAGTGGGACATTCGTCCAGGCAGCCTCAGCTTAGCCCACCTGTGCTCCGGCCACATTTTGCACCGTTGCTGAGGAATTGCAGGGTGTAATCTGAGCTGGAGGTGGGGACAAGTAGtgaaggagccatagctcagaggtagagcttttgctttgcatgcagaaggtcctagcctgcctgctctcccttctcatgTGCATGCTTTTGGTTTAAGGCAAACCATAACTTACTGTTCCTGCTGAaccagcaaaccatggtttgcgcTTACCTTGCACAGTAGGATTGGAAAACATGGTTTGGAGAAGAAGCACCAGCCATAGTTTGCCATTGTGGTTTTGAGTTGAAACAGTAAGCAACTGAATAGAAGTAAGGCATgtgaggggaggagaaggaagaacagGAGGTTCGTTCACATAAGCCAAACCATGGTTCTGTGTTACAT encodes:
- the C19H9orf78 gene encoding splicing factor C9orf78 homolog; the encoded protein is MPAGKTFRRRKADSEEEDEDEQITEEVRLKLEEAKEVQNLRRRPNGVSAAALLVGEKLQEETTLVDDPFKIKTGGMVDMKKLKERGKERISEEEDLNLGTSFSAETNRRDEDADMMKYIETELKKRKGIVENEEQKVKQKNAEDCLYELPESIRVSSAKKTEEMLSNQMLSGIPEVDLGIEAKIKNIISTEEAKARLLAEQQNKKKDSETSFVPTNMAVNYVQHNRFYHEELHAPVRRNKEEPKARPLRVGDTEKPEPENSPQNRKRPPNEKATDDYHYEKFKKMNRRY